In Spirosoma pollinicola, the genomic window GAACTAACCTTGGTCAGAAAACTGATCCGTTTGTCGGCTGCGTCGGGAGTGAGGGCACCGGTCAGGCCAAGGCTGGCGTTGGTTGGTTGAAACACGTTCAGGTTGCCAAAGGTGTATTCGAACAGCGGGTTGCGTGTGTTATCGTCGAAGTTATAGACCGATTTTTTCGTCAGATCAACCTTTGCGGCAGCGGCAAGCGCTTTGTCGTAATCACCGGAAAACAAGGCATAACGGGCAATCAGGGCCTGAATCGTGTTCGGAATATCAATTCCGGTTACGATCTTACTCGTAAAATCGGCCGATACGGGAGCGGCTGAGACCTGCGTTGCTGCCGTTTCGAGGGTGCTGATGGCTTCTTTGAAAACCTGCGCCCGAGGCACAAACGGCACGTTATTGCCTGTCGTAACGGGCGACTGCTCGAAAAACAAGCCCAGGGTTCCCAACGATAACGCCCGGAAAATCGACGCATAGCCAATAATACCGCTCTTTGTTCCGGCATCGCTCACTACACCCGTATTTGCCAGAATCAGTTCGGCATTTGAGCGTACCAGGTGACTTTGAGTCCAGAGGTTACGAACAACACTGTTGATGTTACTGACGTTTCCGGCACCCGTGGCGAGGTTAGCCTCATCAAGATTACCAACGTTTAGTACGGCCTCCTCTTTTGTCGTCAACCCACCACCCGCTGTGCTGGCGTATAATACGCTTAAGGCGCCACCGGTTGTGTAGCGGTATTGGAGTCCGTTGGAAAGGGTCATCAACCCATCGGGCGAGCTAACGGCTTGCGACTGGCTGATGGTGCTTGGGTTCAGATATTCCTTATTACAGGCAACCTGCGTCAGCATGAAGCCCGTAAGGAGAATGGGAGTTATTATTTTTTTCATAGTTAGAATGTCGCTGACAGTTTAAGTTGGTAGGTACGTGGAATAGGAACGTTTCCGAAGTCGATGCCCCGCAGCAAGTCGTTGTTGCCACCGGCATTGGTTTCCGGATCGAAGCCCGTGTATTTGTCCCATGAGTACAGGTTACGACCTACTGCCGATAGTGTCAGGCGACTAATGGCCTTAACAAATGTAGGCAGGGTGTAACTGAGGGAGACTTCGCGCAACTTGGTGTACGAACCTTTGTCAACCCGAAACTCCTGCGTGTTATAGATGCCGAAGATATAACCGCGCGTCAGCGTACCGCGTAATTCCTGTTCGGCATAATCGCCCAGGCCAACACCTTGCCGTGTCCGTTTGTCGGCGTTGAAAACATCAACACCCTGAACCATATCCAGAAGAACATGCAGGTTCAGTTTTTTATACGCCAGATTGGTGCTGAACGAACCCGTCCATTTTGGGTTTGGGTTACCAATGATCACGTTGGCCGTTGGTTTGGTCACGTCTAATGTACCGTCGGAGTTACGCGCCGGCGTGTAGTCGATAGCACCGTTTGCCTGGGCACTTGCCCGTTCGGACTGCGGGAAACCCGAAGGCGAAAGCAGCAACGTGCCGTCTGTATTGCGGGCATAAGCGGTGCCGTAGAAAACACCAACCGGCTGGCCAACAATTAAGTTAACCGGCGTTCCTGATGCCGACGATGCATCGGGGTTAATAATGGGCAGACCGCCTAAATCAAGAACTTTGTTGCGGTTTTGGTTATAAATGAAGGTTACATCCCAGCTCAGATTTTTGGTCTTAATGGGCGTTGCGTCCAGAACAATTTCAAATCCTTTGTTTTCCATCGAGCCTACGTTGTTAACGATACTGGTACCGCCAGTTGTTGGGGCCAGCGTCCGGTTTACAACCAGATTGGTGATCTTCTGATGGTAGGCAGTGATGCCCAACCCAATCCGACCGCTCAGAAACGATAAATCAGCACCGCCTTCGAGTTCGGCCATGCGTTCGGGTTGCACCTCGGGATTAGCCAATTGTGTACCCGGCGTTATAGTATTCTTACCCAGAAAAGCCACTGGGCTAAACTGGTAGAAACGAGCATACGAACCAATACCCGACAAGTTACCCGCTTCGCCGTAACTAGCCCGTAGTTTCAGGCTGTTGAATGCGTTGCCACCCGATATATTTTTCCAGAAATCGAGGTCCGACACAATGAACGAACCGCTCACTTTAGGGTAATACTGGTTGGTTTGACTTGTCGAGAATTTCGACGACTGGTCGCGACGGACGGCACCAGTAATAAAGGCCAGATTTTTATAACCAAACGTAGCCTGTGCAAACAACCCACTCAAACTAAAGCGATCCAGGTTATAGGCAACGCCCAACGTTGTACTACTGGCCCCATTAACGGTTTCAATAAATGGGGCCAGATTTTGCCCACTGTTGTAGGAATAATCGGCCTGAAAATACTGGTAGCTATACCCGATAGCCGAGTTTATCTTAAACTTATCGTTGAACTGATGCTCATACTGCGCGTTCAGGTCGTTGTTGAATTGCAGCGACTGGTTGGTAGCGGTAGCGGCAAATCCACCCGGATAGCGGGCGGCTGGCAAACCGGCCACTGCCTGATACGGATAGGGCCGAATGTAGTTTTTGCCAAACTGCGAGTAGGCGTCAACCCCCACAATGTAGTCTATACTTAGCCCTTTCAGCGGGGTCAGATTCAACTGAAGGCTGTTGATTGTCCGGCTCACCGACTGCGAAAACTTCATGTCTTCGATGGTCGAGAGTGGATTTACACGCGTGGGCTCCACAGCCTGCAAGTTTCCAGCCGCATCGCGCTTGGTGATGTCGTAGATGTTGTTGGTAATGTTGACCGAGTTGATCGGGCTGTAGAATACGTTCCCGTTCGCTTTCTCGTTGGAAAGGCTATTGATGTAGCTTAACCCCACCGATATTTTTGCCCAACTGGCCAGTCGCTGATCAATGCGGGCGCGGAGGTTATACCGGGTGAAATCGGTTCCTTTTATAATCCCCTCATTCTTCAGATAGCCAAACGACACATAATATTGTGTGTTGTCGCGGCCACCCGAAACAGACAGATTATTATCTGTACCGTAACCCGTCCGGAAAATCTGGTCGAAATAGTTGTACCGTTGCACATCCACCAAATTGGTTGCCAATGGCGTGTTCGTGCCATCGCGGTAAATACTGGTCGTTGTGGTACCGGGATTGGCCGCAATCTGGGCTGCCGAAATACCACCAATCGGATACAGACGCAGAGCCGCAAAGCCAAACTGTTTGCCATACGTATTGACAGGTACGCTTTTGCGTAGTTCATTGACGTTGAATGAAGTTGAGAACGTAACCTGTGCTTTACCACTTTGACCACGCTTGGTTGTAATAATAACAACGCCGTTGGCCGCCCGCGAACCATACTGAGCCGCAGCAGCCGCGCCATTAATTACGTTGAGCGTTGCAATATCATCGGGATTAATATCCGAGAGTCGGTTCTGACCCACGTTGGCATTACCCACATCATTGGCAATGGCAAGCTGCGACACGTTGGTGCTTGCATTGCTAACAATCACCCCATCGACCACGTACAGCGGGTCCGATGAGCCAACCAACGACTTGATACCCCGTAAACGAATGCTGATTCCACCAGCAGGGTCGCCGGAGTTTTGTGTAATCTGCGCACCCGGTACTTTGCCCTGCAACGAGTTGATCAGGTTACCCGAACCCGTTTGTTGCAAATCGGTTGCTTTAATTGTGCTGATGGCATTGCCCAATTCGCGTTTGGGTGCTGACAGGGTAGATCCCGTTACTACAACTTCATCGAGGTTGGTGGTGGCGGCTACCAACTGAGCGTTTATCGTAACTTCGTCCGCATTACCTAATGTGGTGTTTTGACGAAGTGTTTCGTAGCCGATGGCCGTAAACGCAACGGTTACTGGGCCCGGCTTTAGGGTTACGGGAAAGGTGTAATTTCCGTCGGCATCTGTTGTGGTGCCAAGCGTTGTGCCAACAATCACTACGGTGGTGCCGGGCAGTGCCAGTTTATCCGCGTCTGTTACGCGGCCTTTGATTGTGAAGCGAGCGGTCTGCGCAAATACGTTTGTGCAAAACAGCAGGGTTAGGCAAAGTATCCCAAGGAAAGGAACACGTTGCCCAACGGGTGGGTATTTGTTTGTCATAAGTGAAGAAATTTGGTAGGTGTTATCAAATTGTTAAAAAAATTAACGTCGAAATATACCGCTAAAATGATCTTCTAGGCTACCGTTCATCATCAATTGCCAGGGTTTGACAAGAACTAATGAATTCTTACTTTTTTAGTAAATTTGAATCTTAGATAAGTTCTATATATACTTCATGATCAATCAAACTCTTTCTAGATGGCTGCTGGGTATTGCCATCCTGCTGGCGCACCTGGCCACTGCTCAACAAGCTAAACAACGCTATACGAATCTTCAACAGGCGCTATCGTCTGGTCGGGAGTTAGCCGGATCTGCCGGGCCACGTTCTGTAAACTGGATTGAAGGCGGCAGCAAATTCTCCTTCATCGACGGGCAGAACATCAAAACGCTTTCACCAAAAGATCAAAAGGAAGACGTCGTTTTTGATGGCAGTCACCTAAAATTTCCCGGTACCGACAAGCCGTTTTCGTACGGCTCGTTTCAATGGTCGAAAGACTCGAAGAATATTCTGTTTCAAGCTAATTTTCGGCCGGTCTACCGGCGGTCGGGGGTGTCGGATTATTATGTGTATGCGGTTGCCGACAAGAGCCTGAAACTCGTGGCCAAAGATGCACAAACCGCCGAACTGGCTCCCGATGGCAGTAAAGTCGGTTACGAGCGGGGTGGCAATCTGTTTGTTTTTGATTTTTCGACACAGAAAGAAATGCAACTGACCGACGATGCGAAAGCCGCTTTCTATAACGGTCGTTTTGGCTGGGCTTATGAAGAGGAATTTGGCCTGGCGCAGGCCTGGGACTGGTCGCCGGACAGTAAGTTCATCGCTTTCTGGCAGTCCGACGAGCGGAAGGTGCCGATTTACAAACTAACGGATTACAAAGGGTTCGATGAGAAATTCGACTCACTGCCGTACCCACGTGTTGGCGATCAGAATCCAATAGTGCGCATTGGCGTTATCGAGATCGCGAACAAAGCCAAACAATGGATGAAGGTCGATCTAGGTCGCGACGGCGAACCGGACGGCTACATTCCGCGCATCTACTGGACATCGCAGGAAGGCCAGTTAGCTTTGATGCATTTAAACCGCAAACAGAACCATCTGCGGCTATTTATGGCAAATGCCCGCACAGGCGATGCCAAACAGATTATGGAGGAAAAATCAACGACCTGGGTCGATGTATTTGATTTCTTTGCGGGTATCAATCACCTGATCTATTTTCCGGCGGGTGTTCAGGAGTTTTACTGGGTATCAGATCGCGATGGTTTTGCCCACTTATATCGCTACGATTACACGGGTAAATTGCTTAATGCGGTTACAAGTGGTAAGTGGGAGGTAAGCTACGTTCATCACATCGATCCGAAAACGAAGAAGGTGTATTTCACGTCGACCGAAGCATCACCGCTGGAACGGCAGCTATTTGTTATTGACGTAGATGGCAGAAATAAGCGTCGGCTCACCACTGTTCCCGGTAGGCACGCCGTCAATTTCTCGCCCAATGGCCAGTATTTTATTGACCGTTACTCAAACGTGTCAACACCTACGCAGGTGGAACTACGCGACACAAAAGGGCAACTTATTAAAACCCTAGAAACTAATACTAAAGTAAAGGATTATCTGGCCGGTCATGAGTTTGCACCCAAGGAATTAAGCAGCTTTACTACCTCCGATGGACAGCAAATAGACATTTCGATCATCAAGCCACTCAACTTCGATCCCACAAAAAAATACCCAGTCATGCTGGATATTTACGGCGGGCCGGGAGCGCAGTCAGTCTATAATGAGTTTTCGGCATCGGCCTGGCATCAGTGGCTGGCGCAAACGGGCTACATTGTGGTTGGCGTAAACAACCGGGGCAGCGGAGGCTACGGCCGTGAATTTGAAAAAGTTGTTTATGAGAAACTAGGGAAGTACGAGAGCCTGGATTTTGCTGAAACGGCGGCTTATTTAGCTAAGCAGCCGTGGGTCGATGCGAACCGTATGGCGATTCGCGGGCACAGCTACGGCGGCTATATGAGTAGCTATACCATGCTTACCCACCCCGGCGTGTTCAAAGTCTCGCTCGTGGGCGCACCCGTTACGGACTGGCGGCTCTATGACTCCATCTATACCGAACGATACATGGGTTTGATTCCCGAAAATGAAGAGAAATACAAAGCCAGCGCAGTAACGACCTATGCAAAGAATCTAGCTGGAAAAATGTTCATAGCCCACTCGACAATGGACGAAAACGTCCACGTTCGGAATACGTTTCAACTAATGAACGCGCTTGAAGATGCCGGAAAAGATGCTGATCTGAGGATATATCCACCCGGTACTCACGGTGTAGCTTACAGCTCAGGGACGCAGCTACTGTTGTTTCAGCAGTATACCAGTTACCTGGAAACGAATTTGAAAGGTAGCCCAGTAAATTAAGGCGCTTCCAAAGCGAAAACACCCAGTTCACCACAGCTTTTTGGATATTTTCGCTTTTTTGTTTCCTGCGTTTTTGCCGCTAAAAGTTTAATGAGCTCTCAGGCAGGAATGTGATTTTCCTAAAATTTTTTCTAAAAATTTAGGAAAATCACAAGTATGTAAAAGTACTATTAATCAATTACTTGTGTATTTATATCTATATTCTATAGTTAATCTAGGGTATATACTTAGGTAAAATACTGTTGAACAAAATTGTTTTGTGGTAGTTCAGAACGATTAACATGCTTATCAATACAAAAGTATACTGCACAAAACATCATTCGTTATGAAAAAATTAATCATTGCTGCTATTGCATTCCTGGCTGTAGCTCAGCCAAGCATTGCTCAAGCTGTTCAGGAAGGCAAAGCTGCCAAAAAAGAGATGAAGGCTGAGAAGAAAGTAGCCAAAGCACAGGAATATAAAATGGAAGCCAGAACTCATAAAGGCTTGGAAGTAAAAGGGATTTCTGATCCAAAAACGAGGATGGCTAAAGCAGACCGTAAAATGGAAAAGGCCGAAAAGAAAGTGCTGAAAGGAGAAGCTAAAGAACTAAAAGCTGTTGCAAAAGAAAAAAAGAAAGAAGGGGCTGGGGTTAACTAAGGCCAAAAAACTGTAAGACGACGATTGCACAATTATCGTCGTACATTCATTCACACACGAAGAACGGGCTTGAGGTAAATATATCTTAAGCCCGTTCATTTTATAATCACTACTGACGTAAAGCCCGCCGAATAACGTCTTCGACACTCAGAGCTGGGTCAGCTTTTAGTGCGTCATCGACACTTTTCTCAGCCGTTGCTTTAGGGAAGCCCAAAGCAACAAGGGCGGCCATTGACTCTTCCCGAATGGGGTTTGCAGCTGGTTGCTGGCGGTAACTTGGGCCATCGGGAACAACACCCGATTTCTTCATCTTATCGCGCAG contains:
- a CDS encoding S9 family peptidase, translated to MINQTLSRWLLGIAILLAHLATAQQAKQRYTNLQQALSSGRELAGSAGPRSVNWIEGGSKFSFIDGQNIKTLSPKDQKEDVVFDGSHLKFPGTDKPFSYGSFQWSKDSKNILFQANFRPVYRRSGVSDYYVYAVADKSLKLVAKDAQTAELAPDGSKVGYERGGNLFVFDFSTQKEMQLTDDAKAAFYNGRFGWAYEEEFGLAQAWDWSPDSKFIAFWQSDERKVPIYKLTDYKGFDEKFDSLPYPRVGDQNPIVRIGVIEIANKAKQWMKVDLGRDGEPDGYIPRIYWTSQEGQLALMHLNRKQNHLRLFMANARTGDAKQIMEEKSTTWVDVFDFFAGINHLIYFPAGVQEFYWVSDRDGFAHLYRYDYTGKLLNAVTSGKWEVSYVHHIDPKTKKVYFTSTEASPLERQLFVIDVDGRNKRRLTTVPGRHAVNFSPNGQYFIDRYSNVSTPTQVELRDTKGQLIKTLETNTKVKDYLAGHEFAPKELSSFTTSDGQQIDISIIKPLNFDPTKKYPVMLDIYGGPGAQSVYNEFSASAWHQWLAQTGYIVVGVNNRGSGGYGREFEKVVYEKLGKYESLDFAETAAYLAKQPWVDANRMAIRGHSYGGYMSSYTMLTHPGVFKVSLVGAPVTDWRLYDSIYTERYMGLIPENEEKYKASAVTTYAKNLAGKMFIAHSTMDENVHVRNTFQLMNALEDAGKDADLRIYPPGTHGVAYSSGTQLLLFQQYTSYLETNLKGSPVN
- a CDS encoding RagB/SusD family nutrient uptake outer membrane protein — protein: MKKIITPILLTGFMLTQVACNKEYLNPSTISQSQAVSSPDGLMTLSNGLQYRYTTGGALSVLYASTAGGGLTTKEEAVLNVGNLDEANLATGAGNVSNINSVVRNLWTQSHLVRSNAELILANTGVVSDAGTKSGIIGYASIFRALSLGTLGLFFEQSPVTTGNNVPFVPRAQVFKEAISTLETAATQVSAAPVSADFTSKIVTGIDIPNTIQALIARYALFSGDYDKALAAAAKVDLTKKSVYNFDDNTRNPLFEYTFGNLNVFQPTNASLGLTGALTPDAADKRISFLTKVSSNPAVAPVVATAFYTANNAAVPVYLPGEILLIQAEAYARKGDLTNAVVALNKVLTKTATTDVFGLGAALPAYAGAQTADAILTEIYRNRQIELAYQGFRLEDSRRFNRPGPGATGAERNRNFFPYPLTERNNNTSTPADPAN
- a CDS encoding SusC/RagA family TonB-linked outer membrane protein — translated: MTNKYPPVGQRVPFLGILCLTLLFCTNVFAQTARFTIKGRVTDADKLALPGTTVVIVGTTLGTTTDADGNYTFPVTLKPGPVTVAFTAIGYETLRQNTTLGNADEVTINAQLVAATTNLDEVVVTGSTLSAPKRELGNAISTIKATDLQQTGSGNLINSLQGKVPGAQITQNSGDPAGGISIRLRGIKSLVGSSDPLYVVDGVIVSNASTNVSQLAIANDVGNANVGQNRLSDINPDDIATLNVINGAAAAAQYGSRAANGVVIITTKRGQSGKAQVTFSTSFNVNELRKSVPVNTYGKQFGFAALRLYPIGGISAAQIAANPGTTTTSIYRDGTNTPLATNLVDVQRYNYFDQIFRTGYGTDNNLSVSGGRDNTQYYVSFGYLKNEGIIKGTDFTRYNLRARIDQRLASWAKISVGLSYINSLSNEKANGNVFYSPINSVNITNNIYDITKRDAAGNLQAVEPTRVNPLSTIEDMKFSQSVSRTINSLQLNLTPLKGLSIDYIVGVDAYSQFGKNYIRPYPYQAVAGLPAARYPGGFAATATNQSLQFNNDLNAQYEHQFNDKFKINSAIGYSYQYFQADYSYNSGQNLAPFIETVNGASSTTLGVAYNLDRFSLSGLFAQATFGYKNLAFITGAVRRDQSSKFSTSQTNQYYPKVSGSFIVSDLDFWKNISGGNAFNSLKLRASYGEAGNLSGIGSYARFYQFSPVAFLGKNTITPGTQLANPEVQPERMAELEGGADLSFLSGRIGLGITAYHQKITNLVVNRTLAPTTGGTSIVNNVGSMENKGFEIVLDATPIKTKNLSWDVTFIYNQNRNKVLDLGGLPIINPDASSASGTPVNLIVGQPVGVFYGTAYARNTDGTLLLSPSGFPQSERASAQANGAIDYTPARNSDGTLDVTKPTANVIIGNPNPKWTGSFSTNLAYKKLNLHVLLDMVQGVDVFNADKRTRQGVGLGDYAEQELRGTLTRGYIFGIYNTQEFRVDKGSYTKLREVSLSYTLPTFVKAISRLTLSAVGRNLYSWDKYTGFDPETNAGGNNDLLRGIDFGNVPIPRTYQLKLSATF